In one window of Henckelia pumila isolate YLH828 chromosome 1, ASM3356847v2, whole genome shotgun sequence DNA:
- the LOC140864026 gene encoding uncharacterized protein, which yields MDKEKMMEVPKSLDSKEDIRAENSSKAAQMPNYARFLKDLLRNKKKLNDLTQVTLNEECSAVLKNKLPPKSQDPESFFTSCQIGNLSFANVLCDLGSSINLMSHVLVKKLGHPFLAASRALVDVEKGELVLRLNNEQVVFNMLKSATESPTLKSCSVVYFVDVINAIGDECRQVQISAGIGPLQNFYRDVA from the exons ATGGACAAAGAGAAGATGATGGAAGTGCCAAAAAGTTTAGATTCTAAGGAGGATATTCGTGCTGAAAACTCCTCAaaggcag ctcagatgccgaattATGCAAGATTTCTGAAGGATTTATTGAGGAACAAAAAAAAGTTGAACGATCTTACGCAGGTTACACTGAATGAGGAGTGCTCGGCAGTGCTGAAAAATAAGCTTCCACCAAAATCTCAAGATCCAGAGAGTTTTTTTACATCTTGCCAAATTGGAAATTTATCATTTGCAAATGTTTTGTGTGATTTAGGGTCGAGCATAAATCTGATGTCTCATGTTCTTGTTAAGAAATTGG GGcatccttttcttgctgctagtagagcTTTAGTTGATGTTGAAAAAGGAGAATTGGTGTTGAGGTTGAATAATGAGCAAGTTGTGTTTAATATGCttaagtcggctactgagagcccaacTTTAAAATCTTGTTCTGTTGTTTATTTTGTTGATGTGATTAATGCTATTGGTGATGAATGTCGGCAGGTTCAGATCTCCGCAGGAATTGGTCCATTACAAAATTTCTATAGAGATGTAGCATGA